A genomic region of Clavibacter michiganensis subsp. insidiosus contains the following coding sequences:
- a CDS encoding phosphatidate cytidylyltransferase, whose translation MASPEDPVERAPVVPPASGPDGAPRIRRHRGRVTRAEFEAQVQATRADLTAQVRATRKSLEATNDRINARTGRNLLFAVTVGLLLGGVVLVSLVVVKQLFVLIAVALIAFTAYELATALRQAGRRVPRVGSVIAVVALMPITYYGRPDGQWLGLLGAMVFVALWRLVEQAVPARRTPARAVVGDIGSSVFLLAYVGLLGSFAVLLTAGDGGEWWTLAFLIVVVCSDTGAYVAGLNFGKHPMAPTISPKKTWEGFAGAVVAAVLAGILLSLFMIQQAWWFGVILGLVIVVTATLGDLAESLIKRDLGVKDISSWLPGHGGFLDRLDSALPSGAVAYALFLIVTGASS comes from the coding sequence GTGGCCAGCCCGGAGGATCCCGTCGAGCGGGCGCCCGTCGTGCCGCCCGCCTCGGGCCCCGACGGCGCTCCGCGGATCCGGCGGCACCGCGGTCGCGTGACCCGCGCCGAGTTCGAGGCGCAGGTCCAGGCGACGCGGGCCGACCTGACGGCGCAGGTGCGCGCCACGCGCAAGTCGCTCGAAGCGACGAACGACCGCATCAACGCCCGCACGGGCCGCAACCTGCTCTTCGCCGTGACCGTGGGGCTCCTCCTCGGCGGGGTCGTCCTCGTCAGCCTCGTCGTGGTGAAGCAGCTGTTCGTGCTGATCGCCGTCGCGCTCATCGCGTTCACCGCGTACGAGCTCGCCACGGCGCTGCGCCAGGCGGGCCGTCGCGTGCCGCGCGTCGGCTCGGTGATCGCCGTCGTCGCGCTCATGCCCATCACCTACTACGGCCGGCCGGACGGGCAGTGGCTGGGGCTCCTCGGGGCCATGGTCTTCGTCGCGCTCTGGCGGCTGGTGGAGCAGGCCGTGCCTGCCCGGCGGACTCCGGCACGGGCGGTCGTCGGCGACATCGGCTCGAGCGTCTTCCTGCTCGCCTACGTGGGCCTCCTCGGGTCGTTCGCCGTGCTGCTCACCGCGGGCGACGGCGGGGAGTGGTGGACGCTCGCGTTCCTCATCGTCGTGGTCTGCTCCGACACGGGCGCCTACGTGGCCGGGCTCAACTTCGGCAAGCACCCCATGGCGCCGACGATCAGCCCGAAGAAGACGTGGGAGGGCTTCGCCGGCGCGGTCGTCGCCGCGGTGCTCGCCGGGATCCTGCTCTCGCTGTTCATGATCCAGCAGGCGTGGTGGTTCGGCGTGATCCTCGGCCTCGTCATCGTGGTCACCGCGACCCTGGGCGACCTGGCCGAGTCGCTCATCAAGCGCGACCTCGGCGTCAAGGACATCAGCTCCTGGCTGCCGGGCCACGGCGGGTTCCTCGACCGCCTCGACTCCGCGCTGCCGTCGGGCGCCGTGGCCTATGCGCTGTTCCTCATCGTCACGGGCGCTTCCTCGTAG
- the frr gene encoding ribosome recycling factor: MGKAVEAVKEDFGSVRTGRANPALFQKVMVEYYGSPTPLGQLASMNNPEARTLIVTPYDKTALKEIEKALVNVPNLSATVGNDGEMVRLTLPELTEDRRKEFVKIVRGKAEEGRVSVRNIRRRSKDELDALKGEFGDDEVARGEKELEALTKTHTDQVDDALKRKETELLEV, from the coding sequence ATGGGCAAGGCCGTCGAGGCCGTGAAGGAGGACTTCGGGAGCGTGCGCACGGGCCGCGCTAACCCCGCCCTCTTCCAGAAGGTCATGGTCGAGTACTACGGCAGCCCCACGCCGCTCGGCCAGCTCGCGAGCATGAACAACCCCGAGGCGCGCACGCTCATCGTCACGCCCTACGACAAGACGGCCCTCAAGGAGATCGAGAAGGCCCTCGTCAACGTCCCGAACCTCAGCGCCACGGTCGGCAACGACGGCGAGATGGTGCGCCTCACCCTCCCCGAGCTCACGGAGGACCGCCGCAAGGAGTTCGTCAAGATCGTCCGCGGCAAGGCCGAGGAGGGGCGCGTCAGCGTCCGCAACATCCGCCGCCGCTCGAAGGACGAGCTCGACGCCCTCAAGGGCGAGTTCGGCGACGACGAGGTCGCGCGTGGCGAGAAGGAGCTCGAGGCGCTCACCAAGACGCACACCGACCAGGTCGACGACGCGCTGAAGCGCAAAGAGACCGAACTCCTCGAGGTCTAG
- the pyrH gene encoding UMP kinase: MTDQTTTRRVLLKLSGESFGGGQMGVDPDVVSALAREIAEAAKTVEVAIVVGGGNFFRGAQLSQRGMDRGRADYMGMLGTVMNALALQDFLEQAGAATRVQSAISMTQVAEPYIPRRAVRHLEKGRIVIFGAGAGLPYFSTDTVAAQRALEISATEVLVAKNGVDGVYTGDPRTDASATLLDTVTYQDALQRGLKVVDSTAFSLCMDNDMKMVVFGMEPGGNVTRAIRGERIGTIVSN; the protein is encoded by the coding sequence ATGACCGATCAGACCACCACCCGCCGCGTCCTCCTCAAGCTCTCCGGGGAGTCGTTCGGCGGCGGCCAGATGGGCGTCGACCCGGACGTCGTCAGCGCCCTTGCCCGCGAGATCGCCGAGGCCGCGAAGACCGTCGAGGTCGCGATCGTGGTCGGCGGCGGCAACTTCTTCCGCGGCGCCCAGCTGTCGCAGCGCGGCATGGACCGCGGCCGCGCGGACTACATGGGCATGCTCGGGACGGTGATGAACGCCCTCGCCCTGCAGGACTTCCTCGAGCAGGCCGGCGCCGCCACGCGCGTCCAGTCGGCCATCTCCATGACCCAGGTCGCGGAGCCGTACATCCCGCGCCGCGCCGTGCGCCACCTCGAGAAGGGCCGCATCGTCATCTTCGGCGCCGGCGCCGGCCTGCCCTACTTCTCGACCGACACGGTCGCGGCGCAGCGCGCCCTCGAGATCTCGGCCACCGAGGTGCTCGTGGCCAAGAACGGCGTCGACGGCGTCTACACGGGCGATCCCCGCACGGACGCGTCCGCGACGCTCCTCGACACCGTCACCTACCAGGACGCCCTGCAGCGCGGCCTCAAGGTCGTCGACTCGACCGCCTTCAGCCTCTGCATGGACAACGACATGAAGATGGTCGTCTTCGGCATGGAGCCGGGCGGCAACGTCACCCGCGCCATCCGGGGCGAGCGCATCGGCACCATCGTCTCCAACTGA